One window of Desulfosoma sp. genomic DNA carries:
- a CDS encoding IclR family transcriptional regulator C-terminal domain-containing protein encodes MMPKVTIPEDESRTFIQSLARGMAVLEVLSQADRPLNLTEIAQAVGLNKVTVSRFCYTWVRLGYVHRTPDKYYHLAPKMLSLGYAALSRMDIRQVAEPYLQELSRSLEETVNMAVREGMEILYVDRYVTEPIMKHPLHIGARLPIHCTSMGKAILAFLPAKEREELLQQLPLYGLTHRTITSRDAFQKELDLIRRQGYAVNDEELSVGLRSIAMPVLKRGKPVAAVNVAVPTSRYTVEALVAKCLPRLKETVHTISDLLAKQVSVRRVHRQREGDA; translated from the coding sequence ATGATGCCAAAAGTGACGATTCCGGAGGACGAGTCTCGGACGTTTATTCAGTCCCTTGCTCGGGGCATGGCGGTGCTGGAAGTGTTGTCTCAGGCCGATAGACCCCTTAACCTGACAGAGATTGCCCAAGCTGTGGGCCTGAACAAGGTGACCGTTTCTCGGTTTTGTTACACGTGGGTACGATTGGGTTACGTGCACAGAACCCCGGACAAATACTATCACTTGGCTCCGAAGATGCTCAGCCTTGGCTATGCAGCCTTGAGTCGCATGGATATTCGGCAGGTGGCCGAGCCTTACCTTCAGGAATTGTCCCGATCTTTGGAAGAAACAGTGAACATGGCCGTCCGGGAAGGCATGGAAATTCTTTACGTGGATCGGTATGTCACCGAGCCCATCATGAAGCACCCGCTCCATATCGGTGCTCGGCTGCCCATTCATTGCACGTCCATGGGAAAAGCGATCCTGGCGTTCTTACCAGCCAAGGAACGTGAGGAGCTTCTGCAGCAGTTGCCTCTTTATGGCCTGACACATCGAACCATCACCTCTCGAGACGCATTTCAGAAGGAGCTGGATCTCATAAGGCGTCAAGGCTATGCGGTCAACGATGAGGAGCTTTCGGTGGGGTTGCGTTCCATCGCCATGCCGGTTCTCAAACGCGGCAAACCGGTAGCGGCGGTCAATGTGGCTGTGCCCACAAGCCGTTACACGGTGGAGGCTTTGGTAGCAAAATGCCTGCCTCGGTTAAAGGAAACGGTTCACACCATTTCGGATCTTTTGGCCAAGCAGGTCTCCGTTCGACGCGTTCATCGGCAGCGAGAGGGAGATGCATGA
- a CDS encoding aldehyde ferredoxin oxidoreductase family protein translates to MGWMGKILRVNLTTGTITVEPLDRTKAVDYVGGRGLGIRMLLDEVPPKIDPFSPENKLIFLTGPLTGTGAPTGARYMVMTKSPLTGALTCSNAGGQFPTMLKRAGFDGLVFEGSAPEPVYLWISEGKAQLRSARHLWGKDTHETDRLLRQETHQEAKTAVIGPAGERRVLFAAVMNDKDRAAGRSGVGAVMGSKNLKGVAVFGTSKVPLHDPTTFKALVKDIMAGFKQATQKGPLPLRVYGTAITSTGTQNVGAYPTRNFQQGTFEFWKDIGGEALTEKYLIRTKSCYSCPIACGRVTRVAEGPFQGEGEGPEYETIYALGSNCGVRDLAAVIKANYICNEMGMDTISCGATIACAMEMYERGILDASTIGRPLPFGDAQAMVDMVRKTALREGFGDELAQGSLRLAALYGCPELAMVSKGQEFAGYEPRAEKGMGLAYATSPIGASHMRGDPAYIEILGVPLLVDPLTWEDKPQIVKDWQDVFALIDSAGLCVFFSVRNLVSKTKDIRPVRLLELLNAAVGAGYTMESLMTAAERIINAERLFLVRAGFDVKDDSLPPRMTQEPMPEGPARGHVCELDKMLPMYYRLRGWDAFGRPTPQLLQRLGLA, encoded by the coding sequence ATGGGATGGATGGGAAAAATCCTTCGAGTCAATCTCACCACGGGCACCATCACCGTAGAGCCTCTGGACCGAACCAAGGCCGTGGACTATGTGGGCGGGCGAGGCCTCGGCATCCGGATGCTCCTTGACGAAGTCCCCCCGAAGATCGACCCTTTTTCGCCCGAAAACAAGCTCATCTTCCTCACAGGCCCTCTGACCGGCACAGGCGCTCCCACCGGAGCCCGCTACATGGTCATGACCAAATCCCCCCTTACGGGAGCGCTTACCTGTTCCAACGCGGGCGGCCAATTTCCCACTATGCTCAAAAGGGCGGGATTTGACGGCCTGGTCTTTGAGGGCTCGGCCCCCGAACCCGTCTACCTTTGGATCTCCGAAGGCAAGGCCCAACTGCGTTCCGCCCGACACCTGTGGGGCAAGGACACCCATGAAACAGACCGTCTTTTGAGGCAAGAGACGCACCAGGAGGCCAAGACCGCGGTCATCGGGCCTGCTGGAGAACGGCGCGTTTTGTTTGCCGCTGTCATGAACGACAAGGACCGTGCGGCGGGCCGCTCGGGCGTCGGAGCCGTCATGGGATCCAAAAACCTCAAGGGCGTTGCCGTCTTCGGCACCTCCAAGGTTCCCCTCCATGACCCCACAACCTTCAAGGCTTTGGTCAAGGACATCATGGCGGGGTTCAAACAAGCCACGCAAAAAGGTCCGCTGCCGCTTCGAGTCTACGGGACGGCCATCACCTCCACCGGAACCCAAAATGTGGGCGCTTATCCCACGCGCAATTTTCAACAAGGCACCTTTGAGTTCTGGAAGGACATCGGAGGCGAAGCGCTCACGGAAAAATACCTCATCCGCACCAAGTCCTGTTACAGCTGCCCGATTGCCTGTGGGCGCGTCACCCGAGTGGCCGAAGGCCCTTTTCAGGGCGAAGGCGAAGGACCCGAATACGAGACCATTTACGCGCTGGGCAGCAATTGCGGCGTGCGGGATTTGGCCGCGGTCATTAAAGCCAACTACATCTGTAATGAAATGGGCATGGACACCATATCCTGTGGCGCCACCATCGCTTGTGCCATGGAAATGTACGAACGAGGCATCCTCGATGCAAGCACCATAGGAAGGCCCTTGCCTTTTGGGGACGCTCAGGCCATGGTGGATATGGTCCGAAAGACGGCGCTTCGCGAAGGTTTCGGCGACGAACTGGCGCAAGGAAGTCTTCGGTTGGCCGCCCTTTACGGGTGCCCGGAACTGGCCATGGTGTCCAAGGGCCAGGAATTTGCCGGGTATGAGCCCCGTGCGGAAAAGGGGATGGGTCTGGCCTATGCCACTTCGCCCATCGGAGCCAGCCACATGCGAGGGGATCCCGCCTATATCGAGATTCTCGGGGTGCCCCTTTTGGTCGATCCGCTCACCTGGGAGGACAAACCTCAGATCGTCAAGGACTGGCAGGATGTGTTCGCCCTGATTGACTCGGCGGGGTTGTGCGTGTTTTTTTCCGTGCGAAATCTGGTGTCCAAGACCAAGGACATTCGGCCCGTGCGTCTCCTGGAACTGCTCAATGCCGCTGTCGGAGCCGGTTACACCATGGAAAGCCTTATGACCGCCGCCGAACGGATCATCAATGCCGAACGGTTGTTTTTGGTGCGAGCCGGTTTTGATGTCAAGGACGACAGTTTGCCGCCGCGCATGACGCAAGAACCCATGCCTGAAGGGCCGGCTCGAGGCCATGTGTGTGAATTGGATAAGATGCTTCCCATGTATTATCGCCTGCGGGGCTGGGATGCCTTCGGCCGTCCCACACCGCAGCTCCTGCAACGCCTAGGACTGGCCTGA
- a CDS encoding branched-chain amino acid ABC transporter permease — protein sequence MQDFLLYTTNGLLLGVIYALSALGVSLIVGIMNVINFSHGELYVLAGYFSALFARGLGLPVTLAALLAVIMVFIFGLILERVLLRNTYGNDMASLIITFVLSIVLQNAYLLIFGPYPQKPPGWVTGSTHLFGLFYYGNQRLAALGVGAVVIAALFVVIKKTWFGKTVRAVAQDREMAAMLGVNPTMVNMLSFGTGCALAAAAGVILSPIFPVTPTVSVGVSLTAFIVVVLGGMGSLTGCVVGGLVLGLVQNLGAAYVSSGYKHFFGFFILLLVLVVRPTGLFGQKQL from the coding sequence ATGCAAGATTTCCTCCTCTACACCACCAACGGCCTTTTGCTAGGGGTCATCTATGCGCTGTCAGCCCTAGGTGTTTCACTCATCGTCGGCATCATGAACGTTATCAATTTTTCCCATGGGGAGCTTTACGTCCTGGCAGGGTATTTCAGCGCCCTGTTCGCCAGGGGTTTGGGACTACCCGTCACCCTGGCGGCGCTGCTGGCTGTCATCATGGTCTTCATCTTCGGCCTTATCCTCGAACGGGTCCTTCTTCGAAACACCTACGGCAACGATATGGCCTCCTTGATCATCACCTTCGTCTTATCCATAGTTTTGCAAAACGCTTACCTATTGATTTTCGGTCCGTACCCTCAAAAACCCCCCGGCTGGGTGACCGGATCGACGCATCTTTTCGGCCTGTTTTATTATGGCAATCAAAGGTTGGCGGCCTTGGGGGTAGGAGCCGTTGTCATCGCCGCGCTATTCGTGGTCATTAAAAAAACCTGGTTTGGGAAAACAGTACGAGCCGTGGCTCAAGATCGGGAAATGGCTGCTATGTTGGGTGTCAATCCCACCATGGTGAACATGCTTTCCTTCGGCACAGGATGTGCCCTGGCCGCCGCAGCCGGCGTTATTCTCTCACCCATATTTCCGGTGACGCCCACGGTGAGTGTCGGGGTGAGTCTGACCGCTTTTATTGTGGTGGTTTTAGGAGGCATGGGAAGCCTGACAGGATGCGTCGTCGGAGGCCTTGTCCTCGGGTTGGTGCAAAACCTTGGAGCCGCTTACGTGTCTTCAGGGTACAAGCATTTCTTCGGCTTCTTCATTCTTCTTCTGGTTCTGGTGGTTCGTCCTACCGGACTTTTCGGCCAAAAGCAGCTCTAA
- a CDS encoding ABC transporter substrate-binding protein, producing MMWRKVLSVSLVLGLCLFGFAGAGSTETIKIGVVGPRTGPAAATGAAFEEGIALALDVINGEQGGILGKKMEVVFEDTGGTPEKAASGFEKLITSDKVVVTVGESHSSCALAEVPIADRYKHPLIIAEAWADDITAKNSRYVFRAGPCNSGVVKDNLLGFIKDYGFKRVAIVAENTDWGLGIKKLAEDGLTAMGVTFMTVETERQSQDHYTELNKISAFEPDLVLAFIYGFGVHYFIAQANETGLFPQKALILEGAGPPSLWPEFWQNVGDAGNLELFLSRMHSKVDFNPVSKKYREAYTKKFGKEPTDYKSRSIYDVLLVAADAIRRAGSTDSEKIVDALEKTHLEVGSGVVQFGLEKGDYRYHQWQPPMLIVQWQNKEQVVVYPMNVKTGELKKK from the coding sequence ATGATGTGGCGAAAAGTTTTGTCGGTTTCACTGGTTCTAGGGTTGTGCCTCTTCGGATTTGCTGGTGCTGGATCTACGGAAACCATCAAGATCGGGGTCGTGGGACCTCGAACCGGGCCCGCGGCGGCAACGGGCGCCGCTTTTGAGGAAGGCATTGCCTTGGCCCTGGATGTGATCAACGGGGAGCAGGGTGGTATTTTGGGCAAGAAGATGGAAGTGGTTTTTGAAGACACCGGTGGCACCCCCGAAAAAGCGGCCTCGGGTTTTGAAAAGCTCATCACCAGCGACAAGGTGGTTGTGACCGTTGGAGAGAGTCATTCTTCCTGTGCGTTGGCCGAGGTCCCCATCGCCGATCGCTACAAACATCCACTGATTATCGCGGAAGCCTGGGCGGACGACATCACGGCTAAGAATTCCCGATACGTGTTTCGTGCCGGGCCATGTAACAGCGGGGTCGTAAAAGACAATCTGCTGGGGTTCATAAAGGACTATGGTTTCAAGCGGGTGGCCATTGTGGCGGAAAACACCGACTGGGGTTTGGGAATCAAGAAACTGGCCGAAGACGGCTTGACGGCCATGGGCGTGACCTTCATGACCGTGGAAACGGAACGTCAGAGCCAGGATCATTACACGGAATTGAACAAAATTTCAGCGTTTGAGCCGGATCTTGTGCTGGCTTTCATCTATGGTTTTGGAGTCCATTACTTTATCGCTCAGGCCAACGAAACAGGCTTGTTTCCACAAAAAGCCCTGATTTTGGAAGGGGCCGGCCCTCCGAGCCTCTGGCCCGAATTCTGGCAGAATGTAGGCGATGCCGGCAATCTGGAACTTTTCCTTTCTCGCATGCACAGCAAGGTGGATTTCAATCCCGTCTCCAAGAAATATCGGGAAGCCTATACAAAGAAATTCGGTAAAGAACCCACTGATTACAAATCCCGTTCCATTTACGACGTGCTGCTGGTGGCCGCCGACGCCATTCGCCGAGCAGGTTCCACGGACAGTGAAAAGATTGTGGACGCCCTAGAAAAGACGCATTTGGAAGTGGGCAGCGGTGTTGTTCAATTTGGTCTGGAAAAGGGGGATTACCGTTACCATCAGTGGCAGCCGCCTATGCTGATTGTGCAGTGGCAAAACAAAGAACAGGTGGTGGTGTATCCTATGAATGTCAAGACCGGTGAGCTGAAGAAGAAATAA
- a CDS encoding MoaD/ThiS family protein produces the protein MKIRVESFATYRDYTRNLPEDKSLEVPEGATVAQVLAMLGVPEEAPKILLVNGRARFPETVLAAGDSLVFFPPLEGG, from the coding sequence GTGAAGATTCGGGTTGAAAGCTTTGCCACCTATCGAGACTATACGCGAAACCTCCCTGAGGACAAGAGCCTGGAGGTGCCCGAAGGGGCCACCGTGGCCCAGGTGCTGGCGATGTTGGGCGTGCCCGAGGAGGCGCCGAAGATCCTTTTGGTCAACGGCAGAGCCCGGTTCCCGGAAACGGTTTTGGCCGCCGGGGACTCGTTGGTTTTCTTTCCGCCCTTGGAAGGGGGGTGA
- a CDS encoding 4Fe-4S dicluster domain-containing protein, translated as MNAFLYVDFRRCTACFACEAACEAAHGTPSRLHLAFAEGLPAPLMCRHCQNSPCVVVCPEQALQWNESNGVVFLEDRCTRCGWCAVACPFGVLTVNPFEASGLLKCDLCSNRRRQGKQPACVLTCPTGAIRDDPDVALKQRRVSQNLATIMEPRTLSFGTKTRQAPR; from the coding sequence ATGAACGCCTTTCTTTATGTAGACTTTCGGCGTTGCACCGCATGCTTTGCCTGTGAAGCCGCTTGCGAGGCGGCTCATGGAACCCCTTCCCGCCTTCATCTAGCCTTTGCCGAAGGGCTTCCAGCACCGCTCATGTGCCGCCATTGCCAAAACAGCCCATGTGTCGTCGTCTGTCCGGAACAGGCGCTTCAGTGGAATGAAAGCAACGGTGTTGTGTTCCTGGAGGATCGATGCACACGTTGCGGCTGGTGTGCCGTCGCCTGTCCCTTTGGAGTCTTGACCGTTAACCCCTTTGAGGCTTCAGGGCTGTTGAAATGCGACCTGTGTTCCAACCGCCGCCGACAAGGAAAACAACCCGCATGTGTGCTCACCTGCCCGACGGGAGCTATCAGGGATGATCCAGACGTTGCCCTTAAGCAACGTCGCGTGTCTCAAAACCTTGCAACAATCATGGAACCCCGTACGTTGAGCTTTGGGACGAAAACTCGACAGGCACCTCGATAA
- a CDS encoding 3-keto-5-aminohexanoate cleavage protein — MKKLVITVAPTGSLPVKAKTPHVPITPKEIVECALRCESAGAAMVHVHVRDPETQAPSPRFDLFQEVVEDLRGRSRLIIQISTGGRAGMGYEERSERLALCPEMASLTTGSVNFPDSVYVNSPSLIEKLASDMLRYGIKPEMEIFDTSMIANALDLWARGLAQAPLHFNFVMGLKGAIPATAENLIHLKASLPSDATWTVSGIGAAQLPMNVLGIVMGGHVRVGLEDNIYYRKGELASNEQLVERIVRIARELGREVATPDEARSILGLTRASSVIAQ, encoded by the coding sequence ATGAAAAAATTGGTGATTACCGTCGCGCCCACGGGCTCCTTGCCCGTAAAAGCTAAGACTCCCCATGTGCCCATCACTCCCAAGGAAATCGTGGAATGCGCACTGCGTTGTGAATCTGCGGGAGCGGCTATGGTTCACGTGCATGTGCGCGACCCCGAAACGCAGGCTCCCTCACCGCGCTTCGACCTGTTCCAGGAGGTGGTCGAAGACCTTCGAGGACGATCTCGGCTGATCATTCAAATTTCCACAGGCGGGCGTGCCGGCATGGGCTATGAAGAGCGCAGCGAGCGTCTTGCCCTATGCCCGGAAATGGCCAGCTTGACCACGGGATCCGTAAATTTTCCTGATTCCGTGTACGTTAACAGCCCGAGCCTCATTGAAAAATTGGCTTCCGACATGCTTCGTTACGGCATCAAGCCGGAGATGGAAATCTTCGACACGAGCATGATCGCCAACGCTTTGGATTTGTGGGCCCGCGGCCTGGCGCAGGCACCCCTTCACTTCAACTTTGTCATGGGCCTCAAGGGGGCCATTCCCGCCACTGCGGAAAACCTGATCCATCTCAAAGCTAGCCTTCCTTCCGATGCCACCTGGACGGTTTCGGGCATTGGTGCCGCGCAGTTGCCCATGAACGTTCTAGGGATTGTCATGGGCGGGCACGTTCGCGTGGGGTTGGAAGACAACATTTACTACCGAAAGGGGGAACTGGCGTCCAACGAGCAACTGGTGGAGCGAATCGTGCGAATTGCCAGGGAACTGGGCCGGGAGGTGGCGACACCCGACGAAGCACGCTCCATACTCGGACTCACAAGGGCAAGCTCCGTCATTGCCCAATGA
- a CDS encoding branched-chain amino acid ABC transporter permease: MTHRWTQVFSVVLFFLCVGFPFVAGEYWLHTGILCLFYVMMASSWNLLAGYTGQVSFAHAAFAGMGAYVSGLAAIHFHVPPLLGVFLGTAVAAVLGLLLGILCIRMGGIYLSLTTLAFSEMLRIIVDNEYELTRGTMGLSVPFLLPAYSKTAAYFLMAAVTLVLLYAIHRLVRSDLGTAFRAVQNDETAAASLGLHVVRIRVVAFVISSTIAGLAGALYGHYHQLITPEILSLNLMFQVLAMTVIGGLGTFAGPIIGAVFLQFLSEYIRIYGQIHVLVFGLVALAVCRFAPEGLMGLRRRPGRLSPS, encoded by the coding sequence GTGACGCACCGTTGGACACAAGTGTTCTCGGTTGTTCTCTTTTTTCTGTGTGTCGGTTTCCCCTTTGTTGCAGGTGAATATTGGCTGCACACTGGCATATTGTGCCTCTTTTACGTGATGATGGCTTCCAGTTGGAATCTTCTGGCGGGATACACTGGACAGGTGTCTTTCGCCCACGCCGCTTTTGCCGGAATGGGCGCTTATGTTTCAGGTTTGGCAGCCATCCATTTTCATGTCCCCCCCCTTCTGGGGGTTTTCTTAGGGACGGCCGTGGCCGCCGTTTTAGGACTCCTTTTGGGAATATTATGCATTCGCATGGGGGGCATCTATTTGTCCCTGACGACCCTGGCCTTTTCCGAAATGCTTCGAATCATCGTTGACAATGAATACGAATTAACACGAGGGACCATGGGGCTTTCGGTGCCTTTTCTTCTACCGGCTTATTCCAAAACCGCCGCTTATTTTCTCATGGCCGCTGTGACCCTGGTCCTTCTCTACGCCATCCATCGCCTTGTGCGTTCCGATTTGGGAACAGCCTTTCGAGCGGTCCAAAACGATGAGACGGCCGCAGCCTCCTTGGGTCTTCATGTGGTGCGTATTCGTGTGGTGGCTTTCGTCATCTCCAGCACCATAGCCGGCCTGGCGGGAGCCCTCTATGGGCATTACCACCAGCTCATCACCCCGGAAATTCTGTCCCTCAACCTGATGTTTCAGGTCCTGGCCATGACCGTTATCGGCGGCCTTGGCACCTTCGCGGGGCCCATCATCGGGGCCGTCTTTCTTCAGTTTCTCTCCGAATATATTCGCATCTACGGCCAGATCCATGTTCTTGTCTTCGGTCTTGTCGCCCTGGCGGTCTGTCGCTTCGCTCCCGAAGGTCTCATGGGGTTGCGACGCCGCCCCGGGCGCCTTTCCCCTTCGTGA
- a CDS encoding ABC transporter ATP-binding protein, which produces MIDVQDLHVSIGENNILHGLSLTVQDGETVAVVGPNGAGKTTLIRTLMGLLKPTQGTVRVNGTDIAPLAPHQVVRLGMACVPEGRRVFKDLTVQENLELGAYRKQARPLLQETMDRVIAMFPILGRRRHQRAGTLSGGEQQMLAIARALMARPTILLIDELSLGLAPLIVKEIFEQLRDIRRSMAVLLVEQNVEMTLKNSDRAYVLETGRFTHHGPSRQLLHDPKIRQAYLGL; this is translated from the coding sequence ATGATTGACGTCCAAGACCTTCACGTCTCCATCGGAGAAAACAACATTCTCCACGGCCTTTCCCTCACGGTCCAAGATGGAGAAACGGTGGCCGTCGTCGGACCCAACGGCGCCGGCAAAACCACCCTGATTCGAACCCTCATGGGCCTTCTCAAACCCACGCAGGGCACCGTGCGCGTCAACGGAACAGACATCGCCCCCCTGGCTCCTCACCAGGTGGTTCGTTTAGGCATGGCGTGCGTGCCCGAAGGACGCCGCGTGTTCAAGGACCTCACCGTGCAGGAAAACCTGGAACTAGGCGCTTACCGCAAGCAAGCACGGCCCCTCCTGCAGGAAACCATGGATCGGGTCATCGCCATGTTTCCCATTTTGGGCCGGCGCCGCCATCAACGAGCCGGAACCCTTTCGGGCGGAGAACAACAGATGCTGGCCATCGCTCGAGCCCTCATGGCCAGGCCCACGATCCTTCTCATCGACGAACTCTCCCTCGGCCTCGCCCCATTGATCGTCAAGGAAATCTTTGAACAACTTCGAGACATTCGGCGATCCATGGCCGTGCTTTTGGTGGAACAAAACGTCGAAATGACCTTGAAAAACAGCGACCGGGCCTACGTCCTGGAAACGGGACGCTTCACGCACCACGGCCCTTCAAGGCAATTGCTCCATGACCCCAAAATTCGCCAAGCCTACCTGGGACTCTGA
- a CDS encoding ABC transporter ATP-binding protein, whose protein sequence is MAFLQVQDVVKRFGGLVAVAGVSFELEEGSIVGLIGPNGAGKTTLFNLIAGTFPCDQGTIRFCGKDLTRAKPYTVCRSGIARTFQITRPFEQMTCYENVTAALIGRDGFTGETPRRRREVRELLEFVGLQDFTDTQARHLNLIQKKLLEMARALATRPKLILLDEVLGGLNTGEIPRALDLIRAIRHRFGVTILWIEHVMGALMQVVERLLVLDAGRLLCQGDPQTVVHDPRVIKAYLGETDD, encoded by the coding sequence ATGGCGTTTTTGCAAGTCCAGGATGTGGTGAAACGCTTCGGCGGTCTCGTGGCCGTGGCCGGAGTCAGCTTCGAGCTTGAGGAAGGCTCCATCGTGGGCCTCATCGGACCCAACGGCGCCGGCAAAACAACCCTCTTCAACCTTATCGCCGGCACCTTTCCCTGTGATCAGGGTACCATTCGCTTCTGCGGCAAAGACCTGACACGCGCCAAACCTTACACCGTGTGCCGATCCGGCATCGCCAGAACCTTTCAAATCACGCGCCCCTTTGAACAGATGACCTGCTACGAAAACGTGACGGCGGCCCTCATCGGCCGCGACGGGTTCACCGGAGAAACCCCTCGCAGACGCCGGGAAGTTCGCGAGCTTCTGGAGTTCGTGGGACTCCAGGACTTCACGGACACCCAAGCCCGCCACCTCAACCTGATCCAAAAGAAGCTCCTGGAAATGGCCCGAGCCCTGGCCACCCGTCCCAAGCTCATCTTGCTCGATGAAGTCCTCGGCGGCCTCAACACCGGAGAAATCCCAAGAGCCTTGGATCTCATTCGCGCCATCCGCCACCGCTTCGGCGTCACCATCCTCTGGATCGAACACGTCATGGGCGCCCTCATGCAGGTGGTGGAAAGGCTCTTGGTCCTGGATGCCGGTCGCCTCCTTTGTCAGGGAGACCCCCAAACCGTCGTGCACGATCCCCGTGTCATCAAAGCTTATCTGGGAGAAACGGATGATTGA
- a CDS encoding 4Fe-4S dicluster domain-containing protein → MKTPTQRQRLVINVEKCCGCFACVAACPEKGIAFHDEGTQRLFSAPWFCEALCDACQKVCPVDAIVLKPLEDSQESPVSMTFTWSISLMPCRKCGQPHTTDKLRRLLEEKLKELIESSEIPPDWMPLCPPCRREEEAHRLRAATRTFPWP, encoded by the coding sequence ATGAAAACACCAACACAAAGGCAACGGCTTGTGATTAACGTGGAAAAATGCTGCGGGTGTTTTGCCTGTGTTGCAGCATGCCCTGAAAAAGGGATTGCATTTCATGATGAAGGTACTCAAAGGCTTTTTTCGGCTCCATGGTTCTGCGAAGCTCTGTGCGACGCCTGCCAAAAGGTCTGCCCCGTCGACGCCATTGTCTTGAAGCCCTTAGAAGATTCCCAGGAAAGCCCCGTGTCTATGACCTTCACATGGTCCATAAGCCTCATGCCGTGCCGAAAATGCGGCCAACCTCACACAACGGACAAACTTCGTCGTCTTCTCGAAGAAAAACTCAAGGAGCTTATAGAATCCTCCGAGATACCTCCTGACTGGATGCCTCTTTGTCCGCCATGTCGGCGTGAAGAAGAAGCGCACCGTTTGCGAGCTGCCACCCGCACCTTCCCATGGCCATAA